AGGAGGTCGAACAAATTATTGAGATCGACAAGCAGCGAACAGAGAATGTGCGTCGCTGGTGGCCTTTCTTCCGTGACCGGCGAATCGAAGCCTACGGTGATCTGACACGCCGATGGATTGACCTGTAAAAAAAAGAGAGGCCTTCCCCATCGGGAAGGCCTCTGACATTTCATACACCCTTTAACCCTTTATCTTCTTCCGGAACTTCTTCCGGAGCTGCTGCTCTCACGGGTGCTGCTTGTTGATGAAGAGCGGGTGGCGGAGCTATTGCGGTTGCTGCTGGTAGAGCTTTGTGAGCGGACTGCACTGCTTCCGCGGGTTGAGCTCTGGCTGCGTACCGTACTGTTTCTATTGTTGGTGCTGGTGCTGCGTTGCGGTGTGCTCACTCTGCTGTTGCGCGTGGAGGTCTGCGTGCGTACCGTTGTATTACGGTTTGATGTTGTGCTGCGCTGCGGGGTTGCTACGTTACTGTTACTGCGGGGTGCGCTCTCGGACTGTACCGTGCTGTTCCGGTTTGTCGAAGTTCTGTTTGTAGCAGCGTTTGGAGTAGCCTGACGTGTTGTGCTGCTGCTGCGCCGGTTTACAGCTTCCCTGTTAGTGGTTGTCCTGCCGTTGGTTGCATCGGGGCGGTAGACTCGTACCGCGTTGTTGCTAACCCGTGTGGAGGCTCTGCCGGAACGGCTGGTACTGCTTTCCAGTCGCCGTACGGTGGCTGTTCTGCCCGTCTCGCGGCGGTAGTCGCTGGCGCTGGGACCACTGTAATACCGATTGTCATTGTAGACATAGGTGTTGTTGATGATGGTGGTCCGGTTGTAAATGGCCGGGCTGTAACGGTTGTAGTGACGGTGCATGTTGCGGTAGTACATATACCTGTTGGGAAGGAAGGTCCAGTAGCGGGCCGGCAGGTTGATGTTGATGTTGATGTTGATGCCGGGGCCCATTGGTGCCCATCCGTAGTATCCGCCGCCGCTTCTCCAGCTGACCCAGGCAGGTGCCCATTCGTAGCCGGGAACCCAGGCCCACCCGTAGTAGTCGTCATAATACCAACGGCCGTAGTGGAACGGAGCCCATCCCCATGAATAGTCGGAGACCCAGGTGTTGCCGTAGTCGGTCATCACCCAATAGCCGTTGGTGGCGTAGGGATGGAAGTTGCCCCCCACGTTTGGGATCCATACACGTCCATGTGCTCGGTGGTTGATCCAACTGCCGTAAGGACTCAGCTCATTGTAAAAGAGATTGAAGCTGACCCCTCCGTTGTTGTAGTTGTCATACTCATTGTAGTTGGCGTAGCCATCATTATAGTCGTCGTAGTATCCTCCCTGTGCGTATGTGCTGCGGCTGGCGTAGCAGGAAGTAAGCATCAGTGCGATGGCTGTGAGGATGAGGTTGGTTTTTAAAGCTTTCATATCTGTTATTGTTAAAGGGTGTAACATCATTTGTTTAACACTATGACACCATTTTCACCCGATGGTTTAACAAATGGGCAGATATTTCAGTTATCAGTTATCAGTTATCAGTTGTTAGTTGTCAGATTCGAAAAATAATAACCAAGTACCAAGGACTACGAACTTCCTAACCGATTAATTTATGAACCTATTCACCTACCAACGTTTTACTTAAAAACCTGGTCGATGCCTGAGAAGCCCATGAATGCCATGGCGATGATGCCCGCAGTGATGAGTGCAATGGGCATTCCCTCCATCGCCTTGGGTACCCGTGTCAGGGATAGCTGTTCCCGTACACCGGAGAAGATGATCAGCGCCAGCCCGAAGCCGATGGAGGTGGCAATGGCATAGACCACCGACTCCAGCAGGTTGAAATCTTTCTGGATCACCAACAGGGCCACACCCAGAATGGCGCAGTTGGTGGTAATCAGTGGGAGGAAGACCCCCAGTGCCTGGTAGAGTGAGGGTGAGATCTTTTTCAGGATGATCTCCACCATCTGTACCAGGGCGGCGATCACCAGGATATAGGTGATGGTCTGTAGGTACTGCAGGTTAAATGCTTCCAGTACACCCTTGTAAAGGAGGAAGGTGACCAGCGTGGCAATGGTGAGCACGAAGGTAACCGCTGCACTCATGCCAATGGCAGTGTCTACCTTCTTGGAGACACCCAGGAAGGGACAGATGCCGAGGAACTGTGAGTAAACGATGTTGTTTACAAAGATGGCAACGATGATGATTCCAATATATTCCATGATTAATTGTATCTTATCTGTTTATGCCTTTTTATGCTGTAGTTTGTTGAAGATGGCTATCAGGAAGCCCAGTACGATGAAGGCACCCGGTGCCAGTACAAAGAGCAATGATCCGTACTGCTCAGGGTAGATCGTCTGTGAGAAGATCTTACCGGTACCCAGCAACTCACGCGAAGCACCCAGCAGCGTAAGCGCCAGGGTAAAGCCCAGACCGATGCCCACGCCATCGAAGATGGAGGAGACTACGCCGTTCTTGGAGGCGAACGACTCTGCACGGCCCAGCACGATGCAGTTGACCACGATCAGCGGGATGAAGATGCCCAGGCTCTCGGCCAGCGCCGGCACGTAGGCATTCATCATCATCTCGATGATGGTCACGAAGGTGGCGATCACCACGATAAATGCGGGGATGCGCACCATGTCGGGGATCACGTTCTTCAACAGCGAGATTACTGCGTTGGAGCTGATCAGCACGAACATGGTGGCCAGGCCCATGCTCATCCCGTTGATGGCTGAGCTGGTGGTAGCCAGCGTGGGACACATCCCCAGTAGCAATACGAAGATGGGGTTCTCCTTGATGATGCCGTTAAGCAGTATCTTTACTTTTTTATTCATTGCTGACTCCTCCTTCCTTTGTTGTTTCGTCTGTTTCATTTTCGGTAGCAGTGGTAGTACCGCTCCAGGCATCTTCCATGCCGCCATTGTAGACAGCGTAAGCTCTGTTCACCGCTTCCATGAAAGCACGTGAGGTGATGGTCGATGCGGTGATGGCATCCACGTTACCTCCATCCTTGGTTACGGCGAGCGTTCCCTGTGAGAGATCCCTGCCGATAACTGACTGTCCCGGCTTGGTAGCATCGCGGAACCACTCGGTCATCTTGGAGCCCAGTCCCGGTGTCTCGGCATGCTGCAGCACGGCGTAGTTGACGATGCGGTGCTCCATGTCGAAGCCCACCATAATCTGTATGTTGCCACTGAAGCCGTTGTTGGAATAGCTGTTGAGCGCGAAGCCCACCAGTTCGTCACCCTGTTTTGCCGGGTAGACCAGCAGCGAGTCGCCGTTGTCGTCGGCCATCCGGTAAGCTTCCGCCACCGGATCGTTGTCGAAGGCAGGCACCACCTCACTGATGGCATTTTGTAATTTCATTGCCTTCG
This genomic window from Dysgonomonadaceae bacterium zrk40 contains:
- the rsxA gene encoding electron transport complex subunit RsxA; translated protein: MEYIGIIIVAIFVNNIVYSQFLGICPFLGVSKKVDTAIGMSAAVTFVLTIATLVTFLLYKGVLEAFNLQYLQTITYILVIAALVQMVEIILKKISPSLYQALGVFLPLITTNCAILGVALLVIQKDFNLLESVVYAIATSIGFGLALIIFSGVREQLSLTRVPKAMEGMPIALITAGIIAMAFMGFSGIDQVFK
- a CDS encoding electron transport complex subunit E, yielding MNKKVKILLNGIIKENPIFVLLLGMCPTLATTSSAINGMSMGLATMFVLISSNAVISLLKNVIPDMVRIPAFIVVIATFVTIIEMMMNAYVPALAESLGIFIPLIVVNCIVLGRAESFASKNGVVSSIFDGVGIGLGFTLALTLLGASRELLGTGKIFSQTIYPEQYGSLLFVLAPGAFIVLGFLIAIFNKLQHKKA
- a CDS encoding RnfABCDGE type electron transport complex subunit G — encoded protein: MAKLQSSFRNMFLSLSLICLTVALLLAQVNKMTATPIAEAKAMKLQNAISEVVPAFDNDPVAEAYRMADDNGDSLLVYPAKQGDELVGFALNSYSNNGFSGNIQIMVGFDMEHRIVNYAVLQHAETPGLGSKMTEWFRDATKPGQSVIGRDLSQGTLAVTKDGGNVDAITASTITSRAFMEAVNRAYAVYNGGMEDAWSGTTTATENETDETTKEGGVSNE